From Aegilops tauschii subsp. strangulata cultivar AL8/78 chromosome 5, Aet v6.0, whole genome shotgun sequence:
TTTCCAGAGTAGGCAATGGTCGCTCTCTCTATTGCGATTCAATGCCGGAGTATGCCCCGGGATCCAACCCCTAAAAATCGGCTACTGCCTACTAATGTGGTCATGGATGACCAAAGCCACAACCACAATCTCCTCATCGTCGAACGACGAATCATCCGAATCGCAAATGAAGCTGTTGAAAAAGTACTCATCGTCACTATCCATCTGTACCTTACAGGCGGAACGTCTAACACCTCACAGCCGTGGAGCTAGAAGCTGACCGGTGAAGAGCCCCGCGTCTCTCCCATACCAGGCAACGGGCATGGAGGTGACCGTGGCGGCAACCGGCGAGCGAGGGCGTCGAGCTTAGAGCGTTGCTAACAGCGGCGGTGGCGAGGGGGTGTTGTAGCCATGGGTGTGTTACGAAGGCGGCGAAAACATTCCACCAACGCCGGCAAGAGCGGCCATCGGGTGTGGCGAGCTGCCGGGGgaggttggggggggggggtgtgcagGCGGCCGCCTGGGCTGCGTCCGTTTAACCGGCGGGAACTAGGGACGACGGCGAGGGCAGGGTGGCTGGGTGTGTTGGGCTATTGGCTGCCTATGGGAGAGGGGGAAATGACAAATGTGCCACGCGCGAACAAAAAGCAGACACTCATCTATTTGGATCGATGCGTTGAATTGTGATTTGTGTCCGTTTAGACTGAAACGAACACAAGCTAACAGTTTGGATCGGCGCGTTGGCCTTGTGATTTCGTTCCCCCTTGGCGTCTATGTTCCCAAGGACCTGTCCGTAATATACTGTTTCCTTAAGGGTGACCCGTTTCGCGAAAAAGGAGTCCCGCTCAGCCCGGCTCCAGCGAGTCGGCAGGCAAGCGGCcccgcctcctcccctccccgCCGCGGCCGGATTTCATTTCGCCCTCCGCTGCCGGCCGCGGGTGTAAGGCGAGCCAGTCTCCTGTCCCCGTTAGGGTTCGCCCGCGCCGCCCCCTCTccgccgcggcgccgccccctctccgcCGCGGCGCCTACCCCTCTCCGCCGCGGCGCCATGGTGGTGCTCAAGGTCATCAATGCCGCCGTCAAGGAGCGGCTGCTCGACCTCCGAGGTTCGCCGCGCCACACCCCATGCTCCCTTCCCCTCACCCATAGGCCCCTCCTCCCCCGCCCGCCCCCACATCGGCGTCTAAGGTTCTTTGCTTCGCTGCTGCAGGGAGAGAGATGAGCTCGGTTGAGGAATTCGGCGGCACCGAGGTGAGCTCCGCCTTTTCCTTCCTATCCTTTTGCTCTCCGAactggtacatgaaaacctggaTCTATTAGCCTGGCGCCCCCACAGCGCTGCAATTGCTCTGGCTTGGTTTAGTTCATAACAGTGCACTTGTCCCTGTTTTCAGGACGAATTCGATACGATTGACCTGTCAGAAAACATGATTATCAAGCTTGGGAACTTTCCTTGTCTGAATCGCTTAGGAACTCTAGTTGCTAGTCACAACAGAATCAACCACATCTGTTCAAATATTGGTGGTAAGAGGAACACTATTTTGTCTTGTTGGCATGTGATTCTACCATTTGCATAATTTGCTCCATGGCATTTTTTTCACTTTCCTTTGTTTTACTCTCATGTAGAACTTCTACCAAATCTGCATACATTAGTGCTCATGAACAATGATATCACAAGTCTTGCGGAGATTGACCCTCTTGCTGCTCTCCCAAAGCTGAAATCTCTCTACTTATTAGAGAATCCTGTCACTGAGAAGCCAGATTACAGGTTTTATGTGATCCACGGGTTGAAACATTTGATGTCACTGGACTTCGAGAAAGTGAAACCACAGGTTTGCAACCATCAAGTCCTTCAGCATACAACATTGTAGCAATGCATCTATGGGTTATTTATATGATTTTCAGTTCTATTGCGTGCAACTCTATTCACTGAATTTCCGTGAATTAGATGAACCATTGCCATGGAATGCTTCTAGTCGACATGTTTTTCACATTACTTAGTGTGTGTGTTTGGGTTCTGTAATTATGTACGGGACTTCTGTAGGAGAGGACCACAGCAGCACATAAGTTCCACTCAAAGGAGGCACAGGAAGAGGTAAAGAAGACATTTGCCAAAGCTTATACTCCAATGAAGCCAGTGGGTGCTCAATATATAACAGAGAAGTCATGCCCTAAAGCAGTCTCTCCAGTACCATCTACAAAGGTACTTCAGTCCCCTCTTTATATTTTGGATACTGTTCATGTGATTATTACAAGGTTCGCTGAGTCCCTTTTACTTAACTGTTGCATTTAGAAATTTGTTTTGCTCTTGTCTTCCACTGGCATGTTTGGTATGCTCTTGATATTTACCTTGGTAGATCCCTTTGTATGGTTTAGTTTTGCCATGATGTTCATGCTGCCAAACTTGTTGGCTGTTTCATCTAGTCAAATCTGCACCACATGTAAATGCAAGCTTTTCATTTATCTTAGCCCTAAATAAGTTCTAGCCAGAGCATCATGCCCACTCCCCGAGTAAAGTGTGCGCCTAAGGTGTCATGTGCTACAAGACCCCTATAGTCGAAAAAAGATCGAAACAGGGATAAAACGTAGGATAACCCAGATCACTCGGGGCACCCGACTTGTTTTCAGAACAAACAACCCTGATCAGTTATACCTTAAATACTCTCACTTGCGGTGGTAGTGAGGTATACGATTTTTCCAATTACTATATTTATGTAGTGTTGTAAATACCAGTATCTTCTATTTCCCTACATCTGGCTGCGAATTTTGGTTGAACAAGGTTTTCTAGTCTAGGCTGCTATTCTGAGCTCTCAGACACTCAAGGAAATTGGCAAGATCAAAACTGTAATATGCCGTGTCATTTTGTCTGGTATTTGTACAGTTTGAAGCAGCCAACCATGCACTGACATACTCCCGTTTGTCATTGTGGTTAGGTATTGAGCACTGGCCAGATGGCTGCTGAATTTGCTTCCTTCAAGCCTGACATTGATATGGCTGAAGCCTTGGAGAAAACTGACAAGATAAAGGGTCAGAATCACGAGAATAGGGCTGATGAGCAGATGCCAGATGAAGAAAGCACCCTAATTCAAGAGGTACTAATGTGTTTAGTGTATTATTGCCTTTTATAGTGGCTGATTTGCTCTGCCATGAGATAGCACTATTTTCCCAAAAGATGGGTGATCATATTGCGATGCCTGCAGAATGTGAGTAGACCAGGGTGGTCTTTGTGTGTATATATAAATGACTGAATTGGCCAACTATTGCAGTATTCTTTGAGTTTTTAACTGCTCTGTTCCTCATGATGCAAGAATGCTCTTCCTGAACTGAATGAGTTCTTTTGGTTTTAATGCAATGAACCTCTGTCATTCAAATATTGTTTTTTGATAGATTATAGTTTACTGAATAATGATCATTACTTTCTTCTGCGTATTGTTTCTCTCAGGTAAAAGTAAGCATATTGAACAACTGGATGATAGATATAGATCAGGTAAGATATAATAAGCTTTATCTGATTCAACCTTCAGAATCTCTGCTTTTGAATCCTTCGATATTTTTATGGGCGATTAGGTATTCTCAAGGGTGACATAATTTGTGCTATATGTTGAAAATGAGAATACTCCCTTATTACCATGTATTTTTTGCTATTGAGGCTGCTTCATATTTCTATAGATTTTGGTGCTAAAAAGTTTCAAGTAATTATTATTTGTGTAAAAAGCTTTTTCTTTAGCATCATCATGTGTTTGTAAATGGAGTGTTACCAATCTTTCTACCATAGAGGGATTCTGGTAGTAACAAGCACATTCCAAATAAAATATGTCATTCGTTCAGTTAACAGGGTATGAGAAGAAACACGATACCTGGACAGTGATGACAAACCGAGTAGTTGTAATAGCCAGACAACATTGATCATGAGTGTTGAGCCATAAAGTAGCTTGAATGAATTGCTTAATAAACAAATAAATGTGGCTGCGGCTGTTGTTAAAGCATACATTGGTAAGTAGATAATATCCCACTCGTTGCGCCGGTAATGGGTTGCAATATACTTTTATGATATTTGATATTATGAAATATGTTATTGGGGGCTAGCTATTTAGATATAGAATACTAGCAACTGATTGTGCCTTGCAACACAAGTTATTTTTTGATATATGCATCGTTTGTTTAAATGTTTGCGCCACAAGTCTCTAACTGTCTGCAGAATAAAGTTTTATCTCAAAAAATATATCAATTGGACCAGCCGTATGTCCACATAACGGGTGACAACTGTGATACTTTTCTAATAATAACATAAGAGGTAAAGAAAAGCATGCAATTCGTTTCTATTACTCGCAACGCTTTCGTTGTTTTGATAAGACAAACCAGGGGAATGCAATTGCTCAGCTTGGTTTGTTTGCTTAAATTTTTGGAATTAAACATAATTTTGGCTGCTCCAATTTTTGGAGACTGAACTTTGTAACCAAAAGCGAACCTTGACCTTAACCTATTAGACCAAAAACTCTGGAAAGTTAGTTGGTTATATCTATACTTGGTTATACTTGCTTGGGCCTCATTTATTTTGGGCCTGAGTCACCAGGATTGTGGCATATCTACTTAACTTTACGGAGTACAGCACTCAGCAAGAACAGGGGTTGAAGGGGTGGGATATCATAACATCAAGTATTTTATTTCATAGGATCACTGTGAAAACATTTAGTAATCATTTTTCTTTGTATCAATAAAAACTGATAGCTACTTGTGTTCAACAATCTTCTAGTTTGTGCTTCAGTTATTATTTAGCTTTCTATTGATCTATGAATATATTTTGTCATATGTCCAGTTTGTTTAGATTTTTGGGATGTCTGTCTCTTCCCCTCTCTTACTGACACATACATGCATCTGTGCACACCGCTCACACAATCTGTGGTTTCCCTATTCTTGTACTGTTTTTTAACAATTGCAACATTTTCAGGAAATCTTTGGAGCTGGTCCAGATTCAATATATGTAACCCAACCAGGACATATGGAAGAATACAGTATGATTTCTGTTTTAACATGTTGCATCCTTAATGGTACTCTAACTGAGGTCCTGAATTTATTTTAATATGTTCCCAACTAAATACACTGCAAATCTTTTTCTCTTTTGTAGTATACAAGAACTTCCAACGAACACAGTTCAGATTtatcttgagctggagaaaaagACTTTTTAAGAAAATGCACATATTACCACTGCCTCGGATGCAAATATCAGGTAAGTGCTCAGTGTTTTGATTATTCATTTATAAAATACTATGGCTTCTACTCAATAagctgagtttcttgatttgattccCCCAGCACACACGTGGACTTTAAACTACATTATCTATGATATCCCGCTAAGGCTCTGTGCATGTTGTGAGAAACACTCATAGGCTCATTTGTTGTGACCTCAAATAAAGGTGCACAATTAGGGCAGAGGAGATGGTGGAGGATAAAGAAGACACAAGAGTAGATTAAATTAGTTTTGCAACCTTTCTATGAACTAGCCCCTCCCTTGGACAAAAGCTTACTCTTCTTACTAAATTTGATCTAAATAGGATAAATCATGTTACTGGAAATGAAAATAAAATTGTCCAGATTTGGCAAGAAAATATGCTAATATGATAGTACTCTGTCAACAAATGTAAGATGTTTTAGGTAGTGACCTAAAAGTAAAATGTAAATGTAAGACGTAAACGTCTTACATTTGTGGACGGGGGTAATAATTTATGCGTAAGTTTGTTCAGCAGTTTGTTtaagcagcagcaacaacaattACAAGAAAGCCTTTACTCCCAAAttagttggggtaggctagaggtgaaaacCATAAGATCCCACGGTCAACTCATGGTTCTGGCATATGGATAgtaagcttccacgcacccctgtccatggctagttctttggtgatactTCAGTCCTCCAGATCTCTTTTTACGGACTCCTTCCATGTCAAGTTTGGTCTACCCCGACCTCTTGATATTATCAGCACGCTTTAGCCGttcgctatgcactggagcttccgGAGGCCTgtgctgaatatgcccaaaccatctcaagCGATactggacaagcttctcttcaatcggCGCTACCTCatctctatctcgtatatcatcatttcAGATTCGGTCCTTGTGTGGCCATGCATCCATCTCAACATGCGCATCTCCACCACGCCTAACTGTtcaacatgtcgccttttagtcggccaacacttaGCGCCATTCAACACTATGGGTTGAATCGCCGTCCTATAGAACTCGCCTTTTAGCTTTTGCGGcactcttgtcacagagaatgctagaaagcttggcgccacttcatccattcggctttgattcgatggttcacatcttcattgATACTTCCATCCTTCTGCATCATTGACCCCAAATatcgaaaggtgtccttctgggGCACCACCTACCCATCAAGGATAACCTCCTCCTCGTGCCTAGTAACTAAAACGACAcctcatgtactcggttttagttctactaagtcTAAAACCTTTCGATtgcaaggtttgtctccatagcTCTAGCTTCCTATTGACCCTCGTCCGACTGTCATcgactagcaccacatcatccataaagagcatacaccatgggatatctccttatATATCCCTTGTAACCTCATCCATCACGAaagcaaaaagataagggctcgaAGCTGACCCCTGGTGCAGTCCTATtttaatcgggaagtcatcagtgtcgcaatcacttgttcgaacacttgtcacaacattgtCGTACATGCCctatgagggtaatgtactttgctgggactttgtgtttttCCAAGGCCTATCACATGCCATTCTGTGGTATCTTATCGTAGACCTTCTTCAAGTCAATGAACAGCATATGCAGGTCCTTTTGCTCCTTGTATCTTTCCATAAGTTGTcataccaagaaaatggcttccatggtcgatctcccaggcatgaaaccaaaccgatttttggtcacgcttgtcattcttcttaagcggtgctcaatgactctctcacatagcttcattgtatgattcatcagcttaattccacggtaattagtacaactctgaacatccctttgttcttgaagattggtactaatatacttcgtctccattcttctggcagCTTGTTTGCCCGAAAAATGAGGTTATAGATGTTTCTCTCTTTCCTCTCTTGAATCTTGGCTATCTTATAGATGTTTCTTTCGCCTTTTTTCGTGTCTAACCGCTGGTAGAGGTCCTCATACGCCCGACCCCTTGCTTCACTCATAGCTCACTTTGCGGCCTTCTTTGCCATTttgtacttctctatgttgtctgcactcCTATCCAGATATAGGCGTCTGAAACAATCTTTCTTCTCCCTAATAGCCTTCTGAACATCATCATTCCACCACTAGGTATCCAGATATAGCCTTCACTCACAGCTCGCTTTGCTTCACTCCCAGCAGTTTGTTTAAGCATAACTGATAAAATTTGACAAGAAAATGAACTTGAGATCATTTTAGGGCCTAAGGGGCCTACTTGGTTTGCCGCTTAGGTTGGTTTACTGCATGTAACCATGCGCACTAACTGGATAGCATGATTAGTGAGGCTAGTAGAGTAGGGACGGCTAACATGGTTACTGCCTAAGCTGATTCTTTTGTGGGCCCTAATATTTTTGAATAGACTCATTGCATGGGGCTCACCGTGATCTGCGCCTGTGCTTTTATGCCTCCATTTCGTAACGTATTGAGCCAGGTCTTGGCGGCGTAGCTCATGGGTCATTAGGTCGAGCACCGTCCACACATTTGCAATTGGTGCATCCTGCGTGTACAAGTGCGCTTACTACATTGGCATCGGCTTCCACTTGCTGCCTTGGCATGCAATGGATGGAAATGACCCAGAGGGGCACAAGCTGGAGACTGTTGAGACACTTGGCTTTTCCCTGCACCTCTCCTGTGCCCACCTTGTCTTCCAATGTTTTCAGCTTTTCGCCATCCTCTGCAATGGCCACATTTCTTACCGATGACCACCATACAATGCTTCCTCCTGTTTGGCATCCCATCCGGCATGCCCATGACAGCGTCACCAAACTTAGCATTGGGCCCTTTTGTGGTTCAGAACTTTAGATTAATTAAATCGATAATTTATACGACAATGTCCACCTTCAGCCCCATGTTGAAAGGTAGGTTTACATGGTTTGGCTAACATTTTAGGAGGACAGCAACAAAACCCACCAAAGATTCTGCCCGTTCTGTGTTTGCTGCTGGTGTTGAGTATTTTGCCTGCTAACAAGTATGTCATGTTAAGGAGTATTAGTATTAGGTCTAGAGTCTTATTAGGCTATGTTCCCTTTTTATTACCAATTTGACACTGTACCTCTTTTGTAATAAATGATGTTGTTTGATACACATTTTGTAACGTATTATTCCAATATATTTGACACTTTGTAATGTATAATTTTAGTATTGGCAGACTGTGTCCATATTAAATTCTTTAATTTATTGTGATCCTTCTTTTTCTGTTGTATACTATATTTTATTCTTTGCTGTATTATATTCAATGTTCAATTCTATTACAACTAATATTGTTACTAATATTATTTGTAACATCTTGTTTGGGTTCTGTATGTAATTGGGCCACAGTTCCAGAATGGGGGTGTAGATATAGTGATGTCAAATTCAATTAGTCTGTTAATAAGGGCAAAGTAAACTCTTGATGTTTTCCTAGACCATATTTTTAAGTAAATTATTTCGGTTTATTTATAGGCGACTGTGCATACAATGCCACGGTGACACTCATGGAGTGTCATCTCAAAGTGCTATTTGCTCGTCGACCTGATGGGAAGTGTAGGACTTTCAATGTCCGCCTCTCGGCTAAGCATCTTAAACAAATGGTAGCAGCTCATTATGAGTCTAAAGAAGGAAAGGATTTAAAACTTGGAGACCTGCTTTTCACCTGCCTACGAATGGCCGAAAGGCATGGAGTGGTCAGCGAGGAGGACTTTGATGCTGCATCTTGATGCTGCAGCTCGGCATCTGCCTCGACATAGTTAGCTACTCAAGGTGCATCATGCTCGAGATCGCTGGGGAGGACGGCCTCAGacccgtaaaccatgaagaagaaGGGAGTATAACTAGTAGAATAGTTTGGCGTTGTGAGTAGGCTTCAGAGAGGACCCGTAAACAATGTAAGATTTCCGATATGCATTTGATTGCCGGCCCCAGGGCTTGCCTTGTAACCGGCCGGCTTGGCTTGATCCACTTGGTGAAGTCAGCCCCCAGATCACGAACAACCAAGTGACAGGGATTGTTTTGAGGGATGTGTCTCGCATGTGACTTTGCTTGGTGAAGCACTGGCACTCATTGCATTTCTTGCCCAGATCGTCTGCGTCCTGCTTCGTGGTCAGCCAGAAGAAACCATGTCGAAAAGCTTTGCTAAGAGCATTTATAGTTGGACTTGGTAAATCCGACCTCCTATACGCCCGCGGGCGCGTCCGTGGACAGCACCGGATGGCCCCTTGTGTGGGCTGCCGCACATCCACACACCTCAAATACGGAGCCTCAAATCCATGCACCATACATGTCGATCGTACGGTACAAATTGTCCGAATTCATTAGTttgaaacaaaacaaaacaaatcatAGTTCAACAATCCGGACATGCTAAAATGAAA
This genomic window contains:
- the LOC109755988 gene encoding uncharacterized protein isoform X3, with protein sequence MVVLKVINAAVKERLLDLRGREMSSVEEFGGTEDEFDTIDLSENMIIKLGNFPCLNRLGTLVASHNRINHICSNIGELLPNLHTLVLMNNDITSLAEIDPLAALPKLKSLYLLENPVTEKPDYRFYVIHGLKHLMSLDFEKVKPQERTTAAHKFHSKEAQEEVKKTFAKAYTPMKPVGAQYITEKSCPKAVSPVPSTKVLSTGQMAAEFASFKPDIDMAEALEKTDKIKGQNHENRADEQMPDEESTLIQEVKVSILNNWMIDIDQEIFGAGPDSIYVTQPGHMEEYIYKNFQRTQFRFILSWRKRLFKKMHILPLPRMQISAHTWTLNYIIYDIPLRLCACCEKHS
- the LOC109755988 gene encoding uncharacterized protein isoform X1, with amino-acid sequence MVVLKVINAAVKERLLDLRGREMSSVEEFGGTEDEFDTIDLSENMIIKLGNFPCLNRLGTLVASHNRINHICSNIGELLPNLHTLVLMNNDITSLAEIDPLAALPKLKSLYLLENPVTEKPDYRFYVIHGLKHLMSLDFEKVKPQERTTAAHKFHSKEAQEEVKKTFAKAYTPMKPVGAQYITEKSCPKAVSPVPSTKVLSTGQMAAEFASFKPDIDMAEALEKTDKIKGQNHENRADEQMPDEESTLIQEVKVSILNNWMIDIDQEIFGAGPDSIYVTQPGHMEEYIYKNFQRTQFRFILSWRKRLFKKMHILPLPRMQISGDCAYNATVTLMECHLKVLFARRPDGKCRTFNVRLSAKHLKQMVAAHYESKEGKDLKLGDLLFTCLRMAERHGVVSEEDFDAAS
- the LOC109755988 gene encoding uncharacterized protein isoform X2; the protein is MVVLKVINAAVKERLLDLRGREMSSVEEFGGTEDEFDTIDLSENMIIKLGNFPCLNRLGTLVASHNRINHICSNIGELLPNLHTLVLMNNDITSLAEIDPLAALPKLKSLYLLENPVTEKPDYRFYVIHGLKHLMSLDFEKVKPQERTTAAHKFHSKEAQEEVKKTFAKAYTPMKPVGAQYITEKSCPKAVSPVPSTKVLSTGQMAAEFASFKPDIDMAEALEKTDKIKGQNHENRADEQMPDEESTLIQEVKVSILNNWMIDIDQEIFGAGPDSIYVTQPGHMEEYIYKNFQRTQFRFILSWRKRLFKKMHILPLPRMQISGGQQQNPPKILPVLCLLLVLSILPANKYVMLRSISIRSRVLLGYVPFLLPI